The Malus domestica chromosome 13, GDT2T_hap1 genome includes a window with the following:
- the LOC103451523 gene encoding vacuolar fusion protein CCZ1 homolog B-like isoform X1: MGLSSATTTATNPEGVKLCVFDLRRGQNEGQELDKILFFFPADLPFSAQFSVIGLSEGLITFTRIFSPEAACEAIEAERHSHVFYEAEPDIWMVMVVEKNKEFEPIWRSDALRKVLKEVHSLFVMFHGSIRALLDKDPGGGLTRPHLYHFIMDYLSAFQKRSPFDECCWDFLVGKKLLLPSFRDSLKERGTVQMLTVGREAAIEVQSLVRVLESCAGNMPCHSLILFQDLLVSTTLSPDDTVNLFAYAVLRLTPRALSSGGSSWSYLRKGTTSSSSSLVNPGAVPEQLHGSLDNSPAGDNSSRVVRPLQPDKWSKGKDGFLVSDIWGAEASTGASATPTVLLHQTEERMYLCTHQHKSLTLIFLLPVSSVLNGDQGVSAVKQQVLENVSLKLLKVEEKLSKGWAGENAYHVSGYRYLLVDGDRNVSRASPPGKVTTLTKDSLLALSKVREEVDLEKSRAKSDNAGHETELEVSIRAKNNAWVIARVTRGKELYMVLEKANETLLYASDAVEKFSNRYCNGAFSLN, encoded by the exons ATGGGCTTGTCGTCTGCTACTACTACGGCTACCAATCCAGAGGGAGTGAAATTGTGCGTATTCGATTTGAGGAGGGGTCAGAACGAAGGGCAGGAGTTGGACAAGATACTCTTCTTCTTTCCAGCCGATTTGCCCTTCTCCGCCCAATTCTCTGTGATCGGGCTCAGTGAAGGACTCATCACATTTACAAG AATCTTCTCTCCGGAGGCTGCTTGTGAGGCCATTGAAGCAGAGAGGCATTCCCATGTCTTTTACGAGGCGGAACCTGATATCTGGATGGTCATG GTAGTGGAGAAAAACAAGGAGTTTGAACCGATTTGGAGAAGTGATGCATTGAGAAAGGTTCTCAAGGAAGTACATTCTCTTTTCGTGATGTTTCATGGATCGATAAGAGCGTTGCTTGATAAAGACCCCGGTGGAGGACTAACTCGACCTCATTTGTACCATTTCATCATGGACTATCTCAGTG CATTTCAAAAGCGGTCTCCATTCGATGAGTGTTGCTGGG ATTTTCTGGTTGGGAAGAAACTACTGCTACCCTCATTCCGTGACTCTTTGAAGGAGCGTGGAACTGTACAGATGCTTACTGTAGGGAGGGAAGCAGCGATCGAAGTTCAG TCACTTGTTAGGGTACTTGAATCTTGTGCTGGGAACATGCCATGTCACTCATTAATCTTGTTCCAGGACCTGTTGGTGTCCACGACACTTTCTCCT GATGATACGGTAAACCTCTTTGCATATGCTGTTTTAAGGTTGACTCCCCGTGCTTTATCCTCTGGAGGAAGTTCCTGGTCCTATTTACGGAAGGGAACTACATCCTCAAGCTCTAGTTTGGTCAATCCTGGTGCTGTTCCAGAACAATTGCATGGCTCACTTGACAACTCTCCTGCTGGAGATAACAGTTCTCGTGTTGTACGGCCCTTGCAGCCTGATAAGTGGTCCAAAGGAAAGGACGGTTTTCTTGTCAGTGATATTTGGGGTGCAGAGGCTAGTACCGGAGCTTCTGCCACTCCAACAGTTTTGCTCCACCAGACAGAGGAGAGAATGTATCTGTGTACCCATCAGCATAAGAGCCTTACCTTAATTTTTCTCCTTCCTGTTTCTTCGGTACTAAACGGTGATCAAGGTGTTTCTGCAGTGAAGCAGCAAGTTCTTGAAAAC GTATCCCTTAAGCTGTTGAAAGTTGAAGAGAAATTATCCAAAGGATGGGCTGGTGAGAATGCGTATCATGTTAGTGGATATCGGTATTTACTTGTGGATGGAGACAGAAATGTATCCAGGGCTTCTCCACCGGGAAAAGTCACAACCCTTACCAAG GACTCGTTACTTGCCTTAAGTAAGGTCAGAGAAGAAGTTGATTTGGAAAAAAGTAGAGCGAAATCGGATAATGCTGGTCATGAGACAGAATTGGAAGTTAGCATCAGAGCGAAAAACAATGCTTGGGTTATTGCTCGGGTTACAAGAGGGAAGGAGCTTTATATGGTTCTAGAGAAAGCCAATGAAACACTTCTCTATGCCTCTGATGCTGTTGAGAAGTTCAGCAACAG GTACTGCAATGGAGCTTTCTCGTTGAATTAG
- the LOC103451521 gene encoding protein POLLEN DEFECTIVE IN GUIDANCE 1-like — MALRSNGRNLSFEILSRNSSLDDQHDHAIFHRSNSDPVQSDQATNSKFARRKRKKKKKTPATAHASIPESPTAIYGVVSNSFDVISETTNRETGDIHGNGLEFNYSVQTVLLPVTTEVVDPEFQGLHGTAELRQRTVIGSGGGVVEETETASSRIESQAKEESAAEGGLASKQRSELSGNVIPKLQTAESLDWKRLMAEDPNHLFSVDKSPVQYFMEEMSNGNALRSTTTLGNEKERERVYDTIFRLPWRCELLIDVGFFVCFDSFLSLLTIMPTRILMTIWRTIQSRQFKRPSAAELCDFGCFTIMACGVTLLEQTDISLIYHMIRGQGTIKLYVVYNVLEIFDKLCQSFNPDVLQTLFNSADGLASCPPENMRFWVWRFICDQALAVAATIIHAFILLAQAITLSTCIVAHNNALWALLVSNNFSEIKSNVFKRYSKDNIHSLVYFDSVERFHISAFVLFVLAQNILEAEGPWFESFLSNALIVYVCEMIIDIVKHSFIAKFNDIKPIAYSEFLEDLCKQTLNIQSEGSKKNLTFIPLAPACVVIRVLTPVYAAHLPYSPLPWKLFWTLVLFAMTYVMLTSLKVLIGMGLQKHASWYVNRCKRRKHHLHYD, encoded by the exons atgGCGTTGAGATCCAACGGTCGAAATCTGTCCTTCGAGATTCTGAGCAGAAACAGTTCCCTCGACGACCAACATGATCACGCAATCTTCCACCGATCCAACTCAGATCCCGTTCAATCCGATCAAGCCACCAACTCCAAGTTCGCCCGGAGAAAacgcaagaagaagaagaagacaccTGCCACCGCCCACGCCTCCATACCCGAAAGCCCCACTGCCATCTACGGCGTTGTTTCCAACTCCTTCGATGTCATTTCCGAAACCACAAACAGAGAAACCGGTGATATTCACGGCAACGGATTGGAATTCAATTACAGCGTCCAGACCGTGCTGTTGCCCGTCACGACGGAGGTCGTCGATCCCGAGTTCCAGGGTTTGCACGGGACCGCCGAGTTGAGGCAGAGGACTGTCATTGGTAGCGGCGGGGGAGTTGTGGAAGAGACGGAAACGGCGTCGTCTCGCATTGAAAGCCAGGCCAAGGAGGAGAGTGCGGCGGAGGGGGGTTTGGCGAGTAAGCAGAGGAGCGAGCTCAGTGGGAACGTGATCCCGAAATTGCAGACCGCTGAGTCATTGGATTGGAAGCGGCTCATGGCCGAAGATCCAAATC aTTTGTTTTCAGTGGACAAGTCGCCAGTGCAATACTTCATGGAAGAGATGTCGAATGGCAATGCGTTGCGGAGCACAACCACCCTTGGCAATGAGAAGGAACGAGAGAGAGTTTACGACACGATATTTCGCTTGCCATGGCGATGTGAATTG CTTATAGATGTTggcttttttgtgtgttttgattCGTTTCTGTCACTGTTGACTATCATGCCAACAAGAATTTTGATGACTATTTGGAGGACCATACAGTCAAG GCAGTTTAAGAGGCCATCTGCAGCAGAGCTGTGTGATTTTGGTTGTTTTACTATAATGGCTTGCGGAGTCACTCTCTTGGAGCAAACAG ATATCAGCTTAATATACCACATGATCCGTGGTCAAGGAACAATCAAATTATATGTGGTGTACAACGTGTTGGAG ATATTTGATAAACTATGCCAAAGTTTTAACCCAGATGTATTGCAAACTCTATTTAACTCAGCAGATGGACTTGCAAGTTGTCCACCAGAAAACATGAGATTCTGGGTTTGGAGATTCATTTGCGACCAAGCTTTAGCTGTGGCTGCTACAA TTATTCATGCATTTATCTTATTAGCTCAGGCGATTACTTTGTCAACCTGCATAGTTGCTCACAATAATGCCTTGTGGGCTTTGCTGGTGTCCAATAATTTTTCTGAGATAAAAAGCAATGTGTTTAAGCGATATAGCAAGGACAACATTCATAGTCTGGTATACTTCG ATTCAGTAGAGAGATTCCACATTTCAGCATTCGTCTTATTTGTTTTAGCTCAAAACATTCTTGAGGCTGAAGGTCCCTGGTTCGAAAGTTTCCTTTCT AACGCTCTCATAGTATACGTCTGTGAGATGATTATTGATATCGTAAAGCACTCATTCATTGCTAAGTTCAATGACATTAAGCCTATTGCTTACTCGGAGTTTCTTGAAGACCTATGCAAGCAG ACTTTAAATATACAATCAGAGGGTTCAAAGAAAAATCTTACGTTCATTCCTCTGGCACCAGCTTGTGTG GTCATCCGAGTGCTTACTCCCGTATATGCTGCTCACCTTCCTTACAGTCCCCTTCCGTGGAAACTATTTTGGACTCTCGTCCTTTTCGCGATGACGTATGTGATGCTGACAAGCCTGAAGGTGTTGATAGGCATGGGCCTCCAGAAACATGCCAGTTGGTACGTCAATAGGTGCAAAAGGAGGAAACACCATCTTCATTATGATTGA
- the LOC114820624 gene encoding probable clathrin assembly protein At4g32285, with protein sequence MQRRLRQVFSALREHSSVSYAKIATVGGFCNVELIIIKATAPDDLPLPERYVQELLKIFSISPSSLRDFSLSFNRRFVKTRCWRVALKCLILLHRLLRSVPEDSNFRSELLWTRSNGLMSLNQCHFRDDSSSASKDYTAFIRSYACLLDEALHCFWLDSKPAYDQQDQQQYEEYQYREQDEEYKEEGEEEEPQLESLSNRMTEVGRMLEVLPHLQTLIDLVMDCRPTGPAAKAFLVQLAMKHIIRESFMCYTIFRREIVTVLDSLLQMPYSSCISAFGIYKKAAVQANQLSEFYEWCKAMGFYGGYEYPFIDQIPHIQIHALEKFLNGMWQLTESSSTPTSPTSSASVPSSFVQFSSSTTLTEDDIGDRVFLSQKDHILVSTKWEKPLIRFERESYDEEKLLIQLDEEKPLIQFEIEVFDKEKPLIQFDEEKPLIDFEDDIDNESWESLLEASINKSPAAQTQQNISWQMQIYNPNALNPFHQPVIRPNYHGDYNVWCAQI encoded by the coding sequence ATGCAGCGGCGACTTCGGCAAGTTTTCAGTGCTCTAAGAGAGCACAGCTCCGTGAGCTATGCCAAGATTGCCACGGTTGGAGGGTTTTGCAATGTCGAACTCATCATTATAAAAGCAACGGCTCCTGATGACTTGCCGTTGCCCGAAAGGTACGTTCAGGAGCTCTTGAAAATCTTCTCCATCTCCCCATCTTCGTTGAGAGATTTTTCACTCAGCTTCAATCGCCGCTTTGTCAAGACTCGCTGCTGGCGGGTTGCGCTCAAGTGTCTAATTCTCCTCCACCGCCTACTCCGTTCGGTGCCTGAAGACAGCAACTTCCGTTCTGAGCTCCTTTGGACGCGATCCAACGGTTTGATGTCTCTCAATCAGTGTCACTTCCGCGATGATTCTTCCTCCGCTTCTAAAGATTACACAGCCTTTATTAGATCATACGCTTGCCTCCTCGACGAAGCACTTCATTGCTTTTGGTTGGATAGCAAGCCAGCGTATGACCAGCAAGATCAACAACAATACGAAGAATATCAATATCGCGAACAAGACGAAGAgtacaaagaagaaggagaagaagaagagccgCAACTCGAGAGCTTATCGAATAGAATGACGGAAGTAGGCCGAATGCTTGAAGTGTTGCCGCACCTGCAAACCCTCATTGACCTTGTCATGGACTGCCGTCCCACAGGACCAGCAGCCAAAGCCTTCCTCGTCCAACTCGCTATGAAACACATCATAAGAGAAAGCTTCATGTGCTACACAATCTTCCGCCGTGAAATCGTCACGGTTCTGGACAGTTTGTTACAAATGCCATACAGTAGTTGCATCTCGGCTTTCGGCATTTACAAAAAGGCAGCCGTCCAAGCAAACCAACTCTCTGAATTCTACGAGTGGTGTAAAGCCATGGGATTCTACGGAGGGTACGAGTAtccctttattgatcaaatcCCACACATACAAATTCATGCTCTCGAGAAATTCCTCAATGGTATGTGGCAGTTGACGGAGTCCTCATCGACACCAACTTCGCCAACTTCTTCGGCATCAGTGCCGTCATCTTTTGTGCAGTTTTCAAGTTCCACCACTTTGACAGAGGACGATATTGGTGACAGAGTATTTCTGTCACAAAAGGATCATATCCTTGTTAGTACAAAATGGGAGAAGCCGTTGATTCGGTTCGAGAGAGAAAGTTACGACGAGGAGAAGCTGTTAATTCAGTTGGACGAGGAGAAGCCGTTGATTCAGTTCGAAATAGAAGTTTTCGACAAGGAGAAGCCGTTAATTCAGTTTGACGAAGAAAAGCCGTTGATTGATTTCGAAGATGATATCGACAACGAGAGCTGGGAGAGCCTGCTTGAAGCTTCCATTAACAAGTCTCCAGCTGCTCAAACTCAACAAAACATTTCATGGCAGATGCAAATATACAACCCCAATGCTCTAAATCCATTCCATCAACCAGTCATCAGGCCAAATTACCATGGGGACTATAACGTTTGGTGTGCTCAAATTTAG
- the LOC103451522 gene encoding binding partner of ACD11 1-like, with product MSTPAEPANEGIEALPQSTAPTPISTTKPSDIKTVQVSNISQAITDRDIKEFCSFSGDIQYVEMQRETENTQLAYVTFKESQGADTAVLLSGATVADLAVTIRPAKDYKLPPEAIPLPSSPEKKPVAASSAVKKAEDVASAMLAKGYILGKDAINKAKEFDERHKLTSNASATVVSINQKMGLTEKLSAGTAVVSEKVKEMDQRFMVSEKTKSAFAVAEQKASSAGSAIMSNPYVLTGASWVSNALSAVAKVADDVGMMTNEKVERAEEEKKEIMDRQRTEVITDFAQTQLDKSSGPKPPLPVSSPDDMKAGVK from the exons ATGTcg ACTCCGGCGGAACCTGCAAATGAGGGGATTGAAGCACTTCCCCAGTCAACAGCTCCCACACCAATCTCCACAACCAAACCTTCAGAC ATAAAAACAGTACAAGTTAGCAACATCTCGCAAGCCATTACTGACAGGGATATCAAGGAGTTCTGTTCATTTTCTGGAGACATTCAATATGTTGAAATGCAACG GGAAACGGAAAATACACAGCTCGCCTACGTTACCTTCAAGGAATCGCAAGGGGCAGATACAGCAGTTCTTCTGTCG GGAGCCACCGTAGCTGATCTTGCTGTCACCATTAGACCCGCCAAGGATTACAAGCTGCCTCCTGAAGCTATTCCGCTCCCATCAAGCCCG GAGAAGAAGCCGGTTGCTGCTAGTTCTGCTGTAAAGAAGGCAGAAGATGTGGCCAGCGCTATGCTCGCCAAGGGATACATCTTAGGAAAGGATGCCATTAACAAGGCGAAAGAGTTTGATGAGAGGCATAAGTTGACGTCAAATGCCTCTGCCACAGTTGTTTCGATTAACCAGAAGATGGGGCTGACGGAGAAGCTAAGTGCCGGAACAGCTGTTGTAAGCGAAAAGGTGAAAGAAATGGATCAAAGGTTCATGGTATCTGAAAAGACAAAGTCCGCCTTTGCTGTTGCTGAGCAGAAGGCAAGCAGCGCCGGATCTGCTATCATGAGCAACCCTTATGTGTTGACCGGGGCTTCTTGGGTTTCAAACGCACTCAGCGCAGTTGCAAAGGTGGCTGATGATGTGGGCATGATGACCAACGAGAAGGTGGAGAGGGCCGAGGAGGAAAAAAAGGAGATCATGGACAGGCAGAGGACAGAGGTCATCACTGACTTTGCCCAGACCCAACTCGATAAGTCTTCTGGTCCCAAGCCTCCTCTTCCGGTCAGTTCTCCCGATGACATGAAGGCTGGAGTTAAATGA
- the LOC103451523 gene encoding vacuolar fusion protein CCZ1 homolog B-like isoform X2, whose protein sequence is MGLSSATTTATNPEGVKLCVFDLRRGQNEGQELDKILFFFPADLPFSAQFSVIGLSEGLITFTRIFSPEAACEAIEAERHSHVFYEAEPDIWMVMVVEKNKEFEPIWRSDALRKVLKEVHSLFVMFHGSIRALLDKDPGGGLTRPHLYHFIMDYLSDFLVGKKLLLPSFRDSLKERGTVQMLTVGREAAIEVQSLVRVLESCAGNMPCHSLILFQDLLVSTTLSPDDTVNLFAYAVLRLTPRALSSGGSSWSYLRKGTTSSSSSLVNPGAVPEQLHGSLDNSPAGDNSSRVVRPLQPDKWSKGKDGFLVSDIWGAEASTGASATPTVLLHQTEERMYLCTHQHKSLTLIFLLPVSSVLNGDQGVSAVKQQVLENVSLKLLKVEEKLSKGWAGENAYHVSGYRYLLVDGDRNVSRASPPGKVTTLTKDSLLALSKVREEVDLEKSRAKSDNAGHETELEVSIRAKNNAWVIARVTRGKELYMVLEKANETLLYASDAVEKFSNRYCNGAFSLN, encoded by the exons ATGGGCTTGTCGTCTGCTACTACTACGGCTACCAATCCAGAGGGAGTGAAATTGTGCGTATTCGATTTGAGGAGGGGTCAGAACGAAGGGCAGGAGTTGGACAAGATACTCTTCTTCTTTCCAGCCGATTTGCCCTTCTCCGCCCAATTCTCTGTGATCGGGCTCAGTGAAGGACTCATCACATTTACAAG AATCTTCTCTCCGGAGGCTGCTTGTGAGGCCATTGAAGCAGAGAGGCATTCCCATGTCTTTTACGAGGCGGAACCTGATATCTGGATGGTCATG GTAGTGGAGAAAAACAAGGAGTTTGAACCGATTTGGAGAAGTGATGCATTGAGAAAGGTTCTCAAGGAAGTACATTCTCTTTTCGTGATGTTTCATGGATCGATAAGAGCGTTGCTTGATAAAGACCCCGGTGGAGGACTAACTCGACCTCATTTGTACCATTTCATCATGGACTATCTCAGTG ATTTTCTGGTTGGGAAGAAACTACTGCTACCCTCATTCCGTGACTCTTTGAAGGAGCGTGGAACTGTACAGATGCTTACTGTAGGGAGGGAAGCAGCGATCGAAGTTCAG TCACTTGTTAGGGTACTTGAATCTTGTGCTGGGAACATGCCATGTCACTCATTAATCTTGTTCCAGGACCTGTTGGTGTCCACGACACTTTCTCCT GATGATACGGTAAACCTCTTTGCATATGCTGTTTTAAGGTTGACTCCCCGTGCTTTATCCTCTGGAGGAAGTTCCTGGTCCTATTTACGGAAGGGAACTACATCCTCAAGCTCTAGTTTGGTCAATCCTGGTGCTGTTCCAGAACAATTGCATGGCTCACTTGACAACTCTCCTGCTGGAGATAACAGTTCTCGTGTTGTACGGCCCTTGCAGCCTGATAAGTGGTCCAAAGGAAAGGACGGTTTTCTTGTCAGTGATATTTGGGGTGCAGAGGCTAGTACCGGAGCTTCTGCCACTCCAACAGTTTTGCTCCACCAGACAGAGGAGAGAATGTATCTGTGTACCCATCAGCATAAGAGCCTTACCTTAATTTTTCTCCTTCCTGTTTCTTCGGTACTAAACGGTGATCAAGGTGTTTCTGCAGTGAAGCAGCAAGTTCTTGAAAAC GTATCCCTTAAGCTGTTGAAAGTTGAAGAGAAATTATCCAAAGGATGGGCTGGTGAGAATGCGTATCATGTTAGTGGATATCGGTATTTACTTGTGGATGGAGACAGAAATGTATCCAGGGCTTCTCCACCGGGAAAAGTCACAACCCTTACCAAG GACTCGTTACTTGCCTTAAGTAAGGTCAGAGAAGAAGTTGATTTGGAAAAAAGTAGAGCGAAATCGGATAATGCTGGTCATGAGACAGAATTGGAAGTTAGCATCAGAGCGAAAAACAATGCTTGGGTTATTGCTCGGGTTACAAGAGGGAAGGAGCTTTATATGGTTCTAGAGAAAGCCAATGAAACACTTCTCTATGCCTCTGATGCTGTTGAGAAGTTCAGCAACAG GTACTGCAATGGAGCTTTCTCGTTGAATTAG
- the LOC103452229 gene encoding protein RGF1 INDUCIBLE TRANSCRIPTION FACTOR 1, producing the protein MVGCKVCIKKNRRDHWLNTLLLSKFFGSCGVHQHLRKNEKNVFCIDCSLHLCRHCMTSHCLHKKLQICKYVYHDVIRLQEIQKHLDCSKIQTYKINGEKAVHLNPRPQSKDAKPSTKAKFGASCEACGRYLQDMPNRYCSIACKVSIVSVKPKDHQSHKFITVAMREYAEFSPKGNYNSETNMSEMESSSISLAESSEEMNAWVCPALKPRRLLHKRKGIPRRAPLC; encoded by the exons ATG gtaggCTGCAAGGTTTGCATaaagaaaaatagaagagaTCATTGGCTTAACACCCTTTTGCTTAGCAAATTCTTCGGTTCCTGCGGTGTTCATCAACACCTTCGGAAAAACGAGAAGAATGTGTTCTGCATAGACTGCAGCCTCCACCTCTGCAGGCATTGCATGACATCTCATTGCCTTCACAAAAAGCTTCAGATCTGCAAATACGTTTATCATGATGTCATTCGCCTTCAAGAAATTCAGAAGCATCTTGACTGCTCCAAAATTCAG ACATATAAAATCAATGGCGAGAAAGCTGTGCATCTAAATCCTCGTCCTCAATCCAAAGACGCGAAACCATCAACAAAAGCAAAGTTTGGTGCTTCCTGTGAAGCTTGTGGGAGATATCTACAGGACATGCCAAATCGCTACTGCTCCATCGCATGCAAG GTATCGATAGTTTCAGTGAAGCCGAAAGACCACCAAAGTCACAAATTCATCACCGTTGCAATGCGCGAATACGCTGAATTTTCGCCAAAAGGTAACTACAATTCGGAAACAAATATGAGTGAAATGGAATCATCGTCTATCTCGTTAGCCGAGTCATCTGAGGAGATGAATGCTTGGGTGTGTCCAGCATTGAAGCCGAGGAGGCTTTTGCACAAGAGGAAAGGCATTCCTCGCAGAGCTCCTCTATGCTGA
- the LOC103452230 gene encoding cyclin-SDS, with product MKCKSIRAMQNLQTAPYLEAKKKLRSVLPRRRRPQISPVLYSSLKFNAGNETSGFSGFSVNSSSCFYFGGEVSCESSRVSVGSESEAKSTLRKRQFDETEGSGAEKYRDAPYRRTTRSYGGGKAVKKDGEPEVSESSCVESNSGAGFGGFAERNLKLKKEIGGNEGSEAVTRSEISECDNVSLGLKENEVTSSNSGVELCSEVKLAEKTANDGGAPAFEFPAISGNYFAENFIVSNSESTIDQRPESFPIDSDLACKEQLSYDDVSGYSSSQTFSELQSDIFDVNSDLDISEYTPSIFFDSGSEFSERSDEDSTPSLTFTLLLQYREGFSRSSTASGLDDASRVNEVCKDQSTFLMFEDEEDEESYQLLRKRERMQVYLRDYTEDYSSTTECGDVILQQRWQMVRWIIERSTETELQAETKFLGASLLDRFLSKGYFKNKRTLQTAGIACLTLAARIEENQPYNCVRKKKFYVGSNLYSRSEVVAMEWLVQEVLSFQCFLPTIYNFLWFYLKVARADGQVEKRAKYLAVLQMQDHGQLRYWPSTVAAALVILASLEGNRDVSRQRVIETHVRTEGDDLHECIESLEWLLKYV from the exons ATGAAGTGCAAATCAATCCGAGCGATGCAGAACCTCCAAACGGCGCCGTACCTGGAGGCGAAGAAGAAGCTCCGGTCAGTGCTCCCTCGCCGGAGGCGACCTCAGATCTCTCCCGTTCTGTACTCGTCTCTGAAGTTCAATGCTGGCAACGAGACCTCCGGTTTCTCTGGTTTCTCCGTGAACTCGAGCTCGTGTTTCTACTTCGGCGGTGAAGTTTCGTGCGAGTCGAGCAGAGTTTCCGTCGGATCTGAGAGCGAGGCGAAGTCGACTTTGAGGAAGAGGCAGTTCGATGAAACTGAAGGCTCCGGAGCTGAGAAGTACCGCGACGCACCTTATCGGAGAACTACGAGATCGTATGGTGGAGGAAAGGCGGTAAAGAAAGACGGCGAACCTGAGGTTTCGGAATCCTCGTGCGTGGAGTCTAATTCTGGAGCTGGTTTTGGAGGCTTCGCTGAGAGAAATTTGAAGCTGAAAAAGGAAATTGGAGGAAATGAAGGCTCTGAAGCCGTTACTAGATCGGAGATTTCCGAATGCGATAATGTTTCGCTTGGATTGAAGGAAAACGAAGTCACTTCATCCAATTCTGGCGTCGAATTGTGCTCTGAAGTCAAACTAGCAGAGAAAACGGCCAATGATGGTGGAGCACCGGCATTTGAATTTCCTGCAATTTCGGGAAACTACTTCGCCGAGAATTTCATCGTTTCAAACTCTGAATCGACAATTGATCAGAGGCCGGAGAGCTTTCCAATCGACTCTGACCTCGCCTGTAAGGAGCAACTCTCTTACGACGACGTTTCAGGGTACTCTTCCAGTCAGACGTTCTCGGAGCTCCAATCGGATATTTTCGACGTGAATTCCGATCTCGATATCTCAGAGTACACGCCGTCTATTTTCTTCGATTCTGGAAGCGAATTCTCAGAGCGTTCGGATGAAGATTCAACTCCTTCACTTACTTTCACCTTGCTCCTCCAATAcagagaaggattttcgagaTCGAGCACTGCTTCAGGTCTCGATGATGCTTCCCGCGTTAACGAAGTGTGTAAAGATCAATCGACA TTTCTTATGTTCGAAGACGAGGAGGACGAAGAGAGCTATCAGCTGCTGAGGAAAAGAGAGAGGATGCAAGTGTATTTGCGAGACTACACGGAGGACTACTCTTCCACGACGGAGTGCGGCGATGTTATCCTCCAGCAACGGTGGCAAATGGTCCGTTGGATCATCGAG CGGTCTACTGAAACGGAGCTACAGGCGGAGACGAAGTTTTTAGGAGCAAGCCTTCTTGACAGATTCTTAAGCAAAGGATATTTCAAGAACAAAAGGACCCTTCAGACTGCTGGAATAGCCTGCCTGACGCTGGCTGCAAGAATTGAAGAAAACCAGCCCTACAACTG CGTGCGGAAGAAGAAGTTCTACGTAGGAAGCAATTTGTACAGCAGAAGTGAAGTGGTGGCAATGGAATGGCTAGTTCAGGAGGTCCTCAGCTTCCAGTGTTTTCTCCCCACCATCTATAACTTTTTATG GTTCTACTTGAAAGTTGCTAGAGCTGATGGACAGGTGGAGAAGAGGGCCAAGTACCTGGCAGTGCTGCAGATGCAGGACCACGGCCAACTTCGTTACTGGCCTTCAACTGTTGCAGCTGCTCTTGTCATCCTGGCTTCTTTAGAAGGCAATCGTGATGTGTCCCGCCAACGAGTAATAGAG ACTCATGTGAGAACAGAAGGTGATgatctacatgaatgcatagaG AGCCTAGAGTGGTTGTTAAAGTATGTATGA